The Oceanispirochaeta sp. M1 genome includes the window CTCAACTTTCGCAGTTGTTAATTCCTTTCAATAAAAAGAAATAGGCAAGATTGCTCAGATAAAATATAATAAAATAACCAAATTTTTAAAATTATCGGAGCAAAACTGCCATGAATAATACTGTAATAGAGAATCAAATCCTTGAGAATAGCACCACAACAAGAATAGACAAATTTATGAAAGAAAATAGCATTTATAGAAATTTACAAAAATCTGGAATCATAAAAGTTCGTGGAATCCCGGTATTTAGGATTTTAACCTTAATTTTCTCTCTGGTTTTCTATGGTAAGAACTGGTATCAATTCAAAAAGGTGAATAGAGAAGATACTGCAGAGGGAAAAGATGCGGTATACCGTTTATTAAATGAACCCAGATTTAACTGGGAGAAATTTTTATCGCTAGTCACTTTCAGTATAGTCAAAAAAATTAGCCGGCTAACCTCAGATCTGAGGGAAAAGGTTTTGATAGTAGATGATTCATTTTTTGATAGATCCAAAAGTAAAAATGTGGAATTGTTATCCAGAGTTCACGATCACACTGACAATAAGTATAAAAAAGGTTTCAGCCTTCTAACTTTAGGGTGGTCAGATGGTTTCAGCTTTATCCCAATTTCTTTTCGCCTGCTATCTTCAAGAAAAGAGGAAAAGATTCTCGTAAAACCGAAGGATATCGAAGAGAAAGACAGTCCCGGATATTTAAGACGGATCAATGCAACAAGAAGTAAAGTGGAATTATTAATGGAAATGGTACTAGAGGCGAAAGATAAACACTTGGAGTTCAAGTATTTATTGTTTGACAGCTGGTTTGCATTTCCTAAAACAATTGCATCTTTCGTCAGAGAAGAGGTCAATATTATTGCCATGTTAAAAAAGATGCCAAATATCAGATATCGATACAATGATAGAACAGTCAATCTTAAAGAATTGTTTTCCATGATAAAAACCTCATGGAAAAAAGGGATGGATAGTTATTCTGTTTCTGCTGAATTACTGGAGAAAAAGGATGGAAATTTGATCCCTGTAAAGATTTTA containing:
- a CDS encoding transposase, translating into MNNTVIENQILENSTTTRIDKFMKENSIYRNLQKSGIIKVRGIPVFRILTLIFSLVFYGKNWYQFKKVNREDTAEGKDAVYRLLNEPRFNWEKFLSLVTFSIVKKISRLTSDLREKVLIVDDSFFDRSKSKNVELLSRVHDHTDNKYKKGFSLLTLGWSDGFSFIPISFRLLSSRKEEKILVKPKDIEEKDSPGYLRRINATRSKVELLMEMVLEAKDKHLEFKYLLFDSWFAFPKTIASFVREEVNIIAMLKKMPNIRYRYNDRTVNLKELFSMIKTSWKKGMDSYSVSAELLEKKDGNLIPVKILFLKNRNKKSDWISLICTDDKLSDEEIIRIYGKRWDIEVFFKMIKSYLKLAKEFQGRTYDMLIAHTTIVFLRYIMICDSSRMSTDEKSFGDLFFEYGDEVKDITLVQALVLLFRQIKIIMENQLFLAEDYINRILDKLMESLPDSLRGFIWQN